Within Paenibacillus albicereus, the genomic segment GCCTTGCAGCGATCCGCCATCGGCGCCGCTCCGAGCCGGTCGAGCGCCTCGACGCAGTTGCGGGCTTCCTCCGCCTCCCAAGGCTCCTCGCCCTCGGGCGCGGAGCTCTCCGCCGGCAGGATGTCGATATGCAGGCACAGCTCCTGCATGCCGCCGCCGGGCCCGGCGAGCTGCTGATGGGCGACTCCCGGACCAGTCAGGTAGAACATGCCTTCGGCGAAGCCATGCTCGCCGTCCTCCAGCGCCAGCACACCGCTGCCGCCGGCGATGAAATGGAACTCGTACTCGGAGTGCTTGTGGAAGCGGATGAGATGATGATCCGGAAACGATGCGAGATGGAAATGAAGCACGCGCAGCCGGTACCCGCCCCAGCGGAAGCTCAGCTCCAGCCGGTCGAGGCTGTCCTGCTTTTCCAGCATGACGGCATACGGCTTGGCCAGCGTCCTCATCTCAGGGCGGGCAGCTCGGCGATCGCGACGCGGCGTCCTTCGGCCGCCGAACGGTTCGCTGCGTCCATGAGCCGCGTCAAATCAGCGGCCAGCGCGATATTCTCCTCGGCTTCCGTGCCGTTCTGGATATGCGCGACCCACTGGCTGAACGCGTTCGGCAGGCGCTCCGGCAGCGGAAGCTCGCTCCAGCCGTCGCCTTCGAGCTTCGTGCTGCGGACGAGCAGCCGCTCGTCCGGCGTGCCGAACAGGAGCGAGCCTTCCGTCCCGAACAGCTCGATCTGGAACGGCGAATGGCGGCTCGCGAAGCCGGCTTCGACGACGCCGACCGCGCCGTCCGGCCAGGCCAGCAGGGCGACCGCGTTGTCCTCGACCCGGCGGCCGGTCACATGACCGTAGACGGCCGAGACGCTCTCGGGCATCGAGCCTGCGAACAGGCGGGTCAGATACATCGGATGGCAGCCGAGGTCGATCAGCGCGCCTCCGGCAGTCTCCTCCGGCGCATAAAAATGCTCCGGCAGCCAGTTCGCGAGCGAGCCGTCATGGGCGAGCCGCACCCGGATCTCGGTGAGACGGCCGAGCAGGCCGCGTTGGAGCGCGTCGCGGATCGCCGCCGTCGAAGGTTCGTTCAGACGGGGCAGCGAGACGGTCAGCTTCACGCCCGCCTTGCGCACGGCGGCGAGGATCTCGTTCAGCTCCGCCGTCGTCGGCGCGACGACTTTTTCGGTGAAGATATGCTTGCCGGCCTCGGCGGCTTTGACCATGATGTCGCGGTGCATCGTCGTCGGCGCGTCGACGATGACGCCGTCGATGTCGGAAGAGGCAAGCAGCGCGTCGAGGTCGGCTTGGAAAGGCACGCCGAGCTTAGCCGCGGCTTCTTCTCCTCGGGATGGAATTTCGTCCCACACGGCAACGATCTCCGTATCGGGATGCTCCTGGGCGTAGCCGGTATATTCCCAGGCATGCACATGCCAGTAGCTGAGCTTGGCTAGACGGATTTTCATCGGGTTTCACGTTCTCCTCTCCAGATGGGCAAGACTATGAGAATACGACATGAATCCAAGTTATCATAGTAGAAACCGTCTTCATAGTGCGCGAATCGGACATTGAAGCTTCGATATCGCGCCAGTCGGTCAAGTTGCAAACAGATGTCCGCTGCGGCACAATAGATAGGAAGAGAAGACACGCAAGGGGAGGGGGAGAAGCAGAGTGGGGATGAAGCGCGTCGTTCAGGCGCCGGTCCATGTCTATCGCAAGGTCATCTCGCCGCTCAAGCCGCCGACCTGCCGCTTTTATCCGACCTGCTCGGCCTACGCGCTGGAGGCGATCGAGAAGCATGGCGCGGGCAAGGGCTCCTGGCTGGCGGCGAGGCGCATCCTGCGCTGCCATCCGTTCCACCCGGGAGGCTTCGATCCGGTGCCGTAGCTTCCTTGACAGGCCTGCGCGCCATTCGGTATCATT encodes:
- the yidD gene encoding membrane protein insertion efficiency factor YidD; amino-acid sequence: MKRVVQAPVHVYRKVISPLKPPTCRFYPTCSAYALEAIEKHGAGKGSWLAARRILRCHPFHPGGFDPVP
- a CDS encoding Gfo/Idh/MocA family protein; the encoded protein is MKIRLAKLSYWHVHAWEYTGYAQEHPDTEIVAVWDEIPSRGEEAAAKLGVPFQADLDALLASSDIDGVIVDAPTTMHRDIMVKAAEAGKHIFTEKVVAPTTAELNEILAAVRKAGVKLTVSLPRLNEPSTAAIRDALQRGLLGRLTEIRVRLAHDGSLANWLPEHFYAPEETAGGALIDLGCHPMYLTRLFAGSMPESVSAVYGHVTGRRVEDNAVALLAWPDGAVGVVEAGFASRHSPFQIELFGTEGSLLFGTPDERLLVRSTKLEGDGWSELPLPERLPNAFSQWVAHIQNGTEAEENIALAADLTRLMDAANRSAAEGRRVAIAELPALR